The genomic region ttttatctgggTGTCTCACCTCTGACgatcaacctgctctctgctgattctccagctccagagatgctgcacttgtagagtccttcatcagacgTAGAAACACTGTTGATGATCATctttcctgtagagctgctatTGATCAAGACTCCATCTTTATAaaaatcagctgaggtctgtgaggaagtcgtcttgtttctacaagtcagagttacagcttctccctccatcacaggaagagcaggaatttccaggatcactgaaccttctaaacaacaaggatgtaaaagctgatgtaatgatacactcatgttgaatttatgacaaatgttgtcatgataaaaacttaccagtgacagtgatgttgacactgCTACTTATTTTTCCCCCTCCAGCAACAAACCAGTATTTTCCACTATCATCTGCATAAACATTTCTAATGgtgcaggacgaccctgttgatgttctcttattagttttattacatgagGGTATTTTCACATTGGATGCATTtacaacttcacaataagagacatCATCACAATGAAAAGTTAGtgactcatattcaaagaactgtgctctgtttggattaatacgaagagaagctgcatctgcaacaaagaaaaagaaaatagactCATAAAACAGTTCCTGAAGTTCAATTAACAATAGAGAACCAATTCAAAATTATAAATGGCAGCATATTTCCTATAATATATCACAAAACCACAGTGAATATGTATGCTTCAAAATCCTGACTGTGTTCAATGAGTAAATAACTGGTACTTACAAACTTTTTGATcttgttcacacagcagcatcatcacaatcatcactaaagagacgaaaaaaaaaaagagagaggattGTAAGATCTATGTGTTTCATTGATTCCTACAGTTGAAACAGTGGCCCTTAAAGGTCAGTGTATCATCTATTCTAACAACACAATACAGCAGCTGAAAGTTTGTACCAtaaagtaacagaaacagactcagtactcacgcagtttgatgcagagagctgtgacctccatgttgtcttgctgctgactgaacatcagactgaagtgtaatgtagTTCACAGAGgcgtctcttcctgttttcttacttctgctgttaatgtgatgatttttatagatatatttttttagctGTTGTGGTAGAAGTAGACCAGTGGTTAAACATTAGTGGGTGGAGCAAATAGCAAAGTTAGACCTAAGGGTGAAAATTAAAGTGAGTTGTAGGCCAATACTTTGGTACAGAGATAAGGTTTAAATATATCTCATGTCTACAGACATGatacagacatgtttttttagcTCATAACACAGCAGTAGTTTGAGATTATGACTCAATATGAGTTTAacataaaagaaacataaagatgttgttcagatggttcagtgatcctggaaattcctgctcttcctgtgatggaaggagaagctgtaactctgacttgtagaaacaaaatgacttccTCACAGATCTCAGCTGATTTTCATCACTATGGAGTCTTCATCAatagcagctctacaggaaacatgatcatcaaCAGTGTTtgaagtctgatgaaggactctacaagtgcagcatctctggagctggagaggcAAACTTACCATATCAGCTGAGGTTCAAATATTTTTCCCTGACTGTAGCTTGATGTTTTCCTTGCACCTCTTTTACTGTGAGCACAATGAGTAGGCGACTGACCAAGCGGTTCACTGTCAAAGAGGTTCAGGGCACTGAAATTGAaccagagatggaggaggatgTCTCGGAAgtggaagacaacacagattttgatcAAGACTTTGAGGAGACTGACCAACAGATGAAGGGGAGAGGCACTTGAAGAACAGACACCTGAAGAACAGGCACTTGAAGAACAGGTATCTGAGGAGACATTCCAGTCCAACAGTGGACTTGCTCTGATGCCAAGGCTAACACAGTATGCGACATCTcgtgtggatgacatcaagtccaGCTGTAGAGTGCCAAACACTTGTACATGTACAATCCAGGCCCTAAAGTGACAGTTGATCAGTGCCTGGTTCCTTTCAGTGGTCGCTGTTCCTTCAAGGCGTACATTCCAAGCAAACCAGGGAAATATGGAATAAAGATCTGGGCAGCATGTGACGCCAGAAGCAGCCATGCCTGAAATTTACTTCATGTTGATTTTGGTCTTTGGTTTtccattaatttttttttatattatgtaaagtatgttcattttgtaatacatttttggtgcatatttgtgttttcactgcagttattttatgtctaatATTATGAATTCATGTTGAACACTACTTTGAGATATTGttcacagctaaaaaaaaatgttgaataaaCATTTGGTGGTGAAAAAAAATTTGTGCTAATTTAAGAGCAGTTAAAACAGACCGGGAAAACTAAAGTAAAGGGCAGAATGTAAACACGACAGGAGGGTTAATATAAAACTTTCACTTCCTGTTAGAATTTGTAGGAACTTTTGTAAGGAGATAATGATTTAATATGTGCAAAATCCCTCCATtctgtacatttaaattttaagtaAATGACACTTGATGCTGGAGACAAATATAAAGTAGAACATGTCACGTGTGTTGCCACACTGCCCACAGAGTCTGttcacagaggcacagagagaaagatgtttTCAGTCAATGTTTGAGGTCACGGCACATGACATGatttcaacttcttcttctcctctttcggcttttcccatcaggggtcgccacagtgaatcatccttttccacctcactctatcatgaacatcttctaccctaacactagccaacctcatgtcctctgttataacatctatctcctctttggtcgtcctcttgacctcctgcctggcagctccatctccaacatccttctaccaatatactcactatccctcctctgaacatgtccaaaccacctcagtctggcctctctgactttgttgctaacgcaggcaacatgagccgtccctctgatgtactcgttcctaattctgtctaacctggtcactcctaaggagaacctcaacatcttcatctctgcgacctccatctcagcctcttgtctctttctcactgccatcgtctctaacccatagagcagagctggtctcaccactgtcttaaacacctttcctttgagtatttccagagcaaacctccacctctctagctgttcctctacctgctctctactttcactgcaaatcacaatgtcatccacAAACGTCgttgtccagggagattcctgtctgacctcatctgtcagcctgtccatcagcatagcaaacaagaacggactcaaagctgatccttggtgtagtcccacctccaccttgaaatcctctgtctgacctacagcacatctcaccaccgtcatacttctctcatacatgtcctgaaacactctgacgtacttctctgccactcccgacaacctcatacagCACCAAAGCTCCTCCCTgggcaccctgtcatacgcctttcaattcaattcagttttatttgcatagcACCAATTCAGAAGAGAAGTTatttcaaagcactttacagtgtaaggtttaagaccttacagaaaatatttatacaaaaaaactatagagaaaaccaacaatcccatttgagcaagctttaggcaacagtggagaggaaaacctccagcagaaccaggctcatagtgggcggccatctgcctcgaccggttggggtgagtggaaagagaagagagaaaagaacagcaggcaataaagacaacaacaagcagcaagaacattgaaCGGGTCAACTGgtttctggagatgtacagctccaggccgaggatacctgcagaaaagtacagagagagggagacagagaggaggaaacacaactacaggagagaagacacaaagttaatgacatgcaatggtggcatttgaattgatagaggagaaaggagagaggagctcagtttatcagtagaggtcccccagcagactaagcaatatcagcataactaagagatggttcagagtcacctgatccatctctaactagaagctttataaaaaaggaaagttttaagtctagtcctaaatgtagagagggtgtctgcctcccgaacctgaactgggagctggttccacaggagaggggcttggtagctaaaggctctgcctcccattctacatttggaaactctaggaaccacaagtaaacctgcagtctgagaacgtagtgttctgcttggaagataaggaactatgaggtctttaagataagatggagcctgattattaagggatttataagtgaggaggaagaaatTGAAATccaattctggatttaacagggagccaatggagagaagctaacgtaggagaaatatgatctctcttgctaattccagtcagaactctggctgcagcattttggattaactggaggctttttaatgagttattaggacaaactattaataaggaattacaatagtccagtctggaagtaacaaatgcatggactagtttttcagcatcactttgggacaggatgctcctaattttaagTTTagtgtttctcaggtgaaaaaaggcagttctagagatttctttaatgtatgaagtgaaggagatatcctgatcaaagataactccgagatttcttacagtattacttaagGCCAGAACTAAgcatcaatggtgagaatgtgtttagacatagtgtctctgagagtTTTgggcccaaacagtataacctctgtcttgtctggatttaggagaaggaagttggaggacatccaggtctttatgtcttttaagcattcctgaagtttgactaattgattagtttctcctggtttcatagataaatatagctgggtatcatctgcataacaatggaaatttatagtgcttccatatatatatatatatatatatatatatatatatatatatatatatatatatatatatatatatatatatatatatttttttatatatttccgGTCTgagtaataaaatgttgtgatctatagtatcaaatgcagcactaagatctaacatgacgagtgtagagagtagaccattgtctgatgctaatagaagatcattagtgacctttaccagtgctgtttctgtactatgatgtactctaaatcctgactggaaatcttcatacaagttattgctatgCAGGTGGTCATTGGTAATTGGTCTACAATTCACTAAGACCCCcgagtccagagtaggctttttgagtaggggcttgactacagaaaccttaaaagcctgtggtacatagcctatttgtaaagatggATTAATCTGATCTagtatggacgtgctgatcaaaggtacgacatctttgaggagtctagtcgggatgggatctaagagacatgttgatggtttagaggaattaattactgaaattaattcagaatgattaagatttgtgaattgtaccatggcgctaacttcctctgattcactagcttctttttcagagtaGCAAgagtatcaagtattgttctctaaatctacaaagacacaatgcagctccttctgaccatctctgtacttttccatcaacattctcaaagcaaaaacagcatcagtggtgctcttacggggcatgaaaccatactgctgctcacaaatctccaccttcttcctaagcctggcttccactactctttcccacagcttcattgtgtggctcatcaacttgattcctctgtagttgctgcagttctgcgtgtcacccttgttcttaaagatcggaaccagaacgcttctcctccattcctcaggcatcttctcactctctagaatcctattgaacaaactggttagaaactccactgctgtctctcctaagcacttccacacctccacaggtatgtcatcaggaccaacagcctttccactcttcatccttttcagagccttcctaacctcatcctttccaatctctgctatttcctgctccacaacatccacatctttctcccttctttccctgtcattgtcctcgttcatcagctcctcaaaatactccttccatcttttctgcacactctcctgggttgttagcacctttccatctctgtccttaatcacccttacctgttgcacatccttcccatctctatctctctgtctggctagcctgtacaagtccttctctccttcctttgtctaaactgtcatacagctcatcgtaagcttaCTTGACATGATATCAACAACAcaactacatttttttttccttgtcagTACAATTAGATTTCCATTTGAGTGGATGAGTTAACTCTACCATCATTATGATGAACCTCGTCTTAAGACGAGGTAGGTGTGACAGCAGTGGTTTGATGGACGAACAGACTCTGTGAGAAGATCCTCTGAAgaaagtgcaaaaataaaagtacatttatcCTTTAAGATTATCTTGAATGTGCTGAGTTTCTTGCAGGAAGCTCAGAACAGACTCAGTACTCAaacagtttgatgcagagaccTGTGGCCTCCATGTTGACTTGTTGTCTAGTGTAGGTTCACAGAAGCTCCCTTCCTGTTTTGTTACCTCTGCTGTTAACACATTGTTTTTTAGATCCCAACTTCTTTCTATTGGTGTAGAAATAGACTCATGGTTTAAAATCCGTGAGGATTAATAGTTTCTCACACATTGTATAAAGGTATAAACATAAACTACGTCCACAGTTTCGATGCCACACGTTGCTCAAACCACAGCAGCACCTTGAAACTAATATCTGCAGCACATTACGCTGATGTATCACAGGTTAAACAATTACACTATCTTACTTTAGCcagttagcatgctaacaaaAGCTCTTTCTTAGCTGAGTACATATTGATATTGAAAAGATTAGCCAAAGTATttgataaacatttattttacacccAATACTGACACAGGAACTGTAGCTGTGCAGTTTTAGTATTTTCAGATACTGCACAGTCATGGTAGTTACGCATTGTGGTGATGATGTTGCAGTTGATACAAATATACagcaattttaaaaaaaagtatccATGTCGTGGTTTCCTTTTCTGATCTTTCACTTTCCTTCACCTTTAAGTTTATATTTCAGAGCATTCAGCTCATGGCTTCAACTCCTTTACCAGCTCCTGAATTATAACATTCACAGTGAGCTGTTATTccacaaacaacattttatttcacatatttcaaTTAAAAGTCATAATTACACAGTACAGTTAAATATGCTGCACATGCAGCTGATACAGGtttattactttaattattaactAATTTCAATATGTAGAGCACGTAAAATGATCCTCAGTGCTCTTGTCTTCTAGACAGATGTGTTGCTGTATAAGTGACCAGTGTCCCCACACAGCACATAGAGTCCGTTCACAGAGGTGAAAACATTTAGACACTCTTCAGACGTCTTCAGCTGCACTGAGAGATCTTCATTTCTTAAAACGGCAACAGCACATGACACATGTTGCTGTAGAGGCtcaaagaaacaggaaacagtcagAGCTACATGACATCTTAGTTACTAGCGACTCGCAGATCAAATCAATGACAACATATACAAATATGAACACAGTGGATGTTTAGTATTGAATCAAAGGATGGTGGGACATCATCTACTTCAATACATTATGTAGCTTTTAGTACATTAGCTTTCGTTTACTCTTCATCTTTGGTATTTTCTCCATTGCTTCCTTTATTATGACAATTGCATTTACAGTTGCAGTTACGGTTTGTAACTCTGAGTTTTCTGCAGTGAAGTAGtcccaccaccagcagcagcagagccaccatCACTATGGTGAAAACAGTCCTCAGTCTGAGGTAGATGTGACAGCAGTGTTCTGACAGACAATCGTTCTCCATGAGATGTTGTTCTGGGAAAATTGTAACAATGACAGGAAATAAGTTAGTGTTGcttaaatgtgctgttttctttgtgtgtaactttataattagaataaattatGATTACTTCAGTATCATCATACTAAATTAGTGTGTTCATGTTGGTTAATTAATTATCCTGAATATTTATGTATCTTTATATATTACCACTCACAAGTTTGGGATCATTTACAAATTTCttaattttttaaagaaaaacattttaatgccaTGCCATAAACAATTTTATCATTAAtctaattacttttttaaatttttgcaTGGAGGCCTATTATTAGTCATTGTCAGTTCTCTGCATTGTTTTTTGATGAAGGACAAGTTTGAagtcactttcaccacatcattatttctaactgaCAGTGTCAGCATGTACTGTTCTTTTTACTACATTCAGACtaattttatgtgtgtttccttggaaaactataaaatatcTAAGTGATCCCAGACCTTTGAGCGGCCATGTATATGTATCATGTGAATTaaggtgttttatatttcaccaaTTATCCATCCATTGTTTTTGTCCtatgttatatttttgtattatgttcATGGTatatgtaatttttattttgagggattttttttttttttttttcagaatttattttctctatgtGACCTCCTGTTAAGTCGCGCTACTTTTCTCAGTCAGCTTGAAGCCTTGCTGATGTTAggtgttaaaacatgttaatgataaatgataGTTCTAAACCTGTATTTCGACGGTAACAAATTATATTATTCTTGTCTAAGcgtcagtatttatttatttatgtatgtttgcTAAACTTAGCCGTTCTTAAGCTAGGTTTGTGGAGCATGCGGTCGATTTTACatgtggtgtttctgtgttttttaaggtTTGCATGTAAGAGACCGATCGTATGAAGttgttgaactgtttttattctattttatacAGGTATGTCTATTCCCTCATTGTCCTATTGTTTCTGTCTGGTTTTTATTAAGAGTTGGAATTATTTCATAATGTAGTAGaactttgtctttgtatttactgttaacatttaatattgttcaatagaaatatataattataaaagtTGCCACTGATATATAAAAGAGTAATAGTACATTGCTGTTTGAGATAAGTATATGTATCTGAAACTATCTGATCaccctgtgatttatttttttgtttattttaattttgtataaTGTTACAAGCGGTGTGATGCACAGTGTAGCTGAGTCGGCTTGAAGCCTCGCTGaggtgtgcatgtgagagaccggatgatgtttttatttcattttatacatATGTGCTAAAATAAACCAGTCGGCAAGACAGCCGTCGTCCTGTTCTCcataacaaagaaacacaacGCAGACTATCTTTTCGGCCCAGAGACCACTTCGTCCTTTTAACTGCTTCACTCCTactcaaattaaaatcaactGAATAGTACTGGGTTTGCCAACATTCATCCCTTAAAACTAATTTGAATCTGATTGCTCTTTGGAGTCTACAGATGAAAATTGATTTGAGTGTCTCACCTCTGACAGTCAACCTGCTCTCcgctgattctccagctccagagatgttGCACTTATAGAGTCCTTCATCACACTTGGAAACACTGCGaatgatcatgtttcctgtaaaGCTGCTATTGATGAAGactccatctttatagaaatcagctgaggtctgtgaagaagtcgtcttgtttctacaagtcagagttacagcttctccctccatcacaggaagagcaggaatttccaggatcactgaaccatctgaataacaaggatgtaaaagctgatttaatgatacactcatgttgagattataacaaaatgttgttgttatgataaaaacttaccagtgacagtgattaTGACACTGTTGCTTCTTTTTCCACCTCTAGCATCAAACCAGTATTCTCCATTGTCAtctgaataaatatttgtaacagtgcaggacgaccctgttgCTGTTCTCCTATTACTTTTATTACATGAGGCTGTTTTCCCTTTGGACTCATGTACAACTTCACAATCAGAAACCtcctcacaataaaaagttagtgactcatattcaaagaactgtgctctgtttggatcaacacgaagagaagctgcatctgaaaaagaaagattcACAAAATGGCTGCAAGTGTCTGAAGATTCTTACTATCTTAGGTCCTATGTATCCCAACCATAGCAGTCCAGTGGCAACTGGTCATGTTTCTGAAGATGAGCATCcgtcagaactgatgaagcctaCTGGATAgaaggtgaaatgtcttcaggAACTTAAAAGAAATCCAATTGTCTCTGCACAGCTATTTATGGAGCTAAACTGCTGGAATACATTTTCATGATAACAGAATAAGATCATAATTAAACCAGTTTATTATGATAATTGGCTTTATAATTCCTATAAAATGTAccagaaaacaacaatgaaaatgtcGCCTTCAAAATGCTGAATATGTTCAGTTAGTAAATAACTGGTACTTACAAACTTTCtgatcatgttcacacagcagcatcatcactAAAGAGACTAAAAAAGCAACAGATGGTTGTGAGAtcagtgtgtttaatttgttcctACAGTTGAGACAGTGGCTCTTGAAGGTCAGTGTATCATCTATTCTAACAACACAATAGTGCAGCTGAATGTTTGGACTATAAATTAACAGAGACTCAGTACTCActcagtttgatgcagagagctgtgacctccatgttgtcttgctgctgactgaactTCAGACTGTAGTGTAATGTAGGTGGTCAGAGgcttcactttcttctttcttactTCT from Anabas testudineus chromosome 18, fAnaTes1.2, whole genome shotgun sequence harbors:
- the LOC113168292 gene encoding uncharacterized protein LOC113168292, with the protein product MMLLCEHDQKVYTCSHFVNLSFSDAASLRVDPNRAQFFEYESLTFYCEEVSDCEVVHESKGKTASCNKSNRRTATGSSCTVTNIYSDDNGEYWFDARGGKRSNSVIITVTDGSVILEIPALPVMEGEAVTLTCRNKTTSSQTSADFYKDGVFINSSFTGNMIIRSVSKCDEGLYKCNISGAGESAESRLTVREQHLMENDCLSEHCCHIYLRLRTVFTIVMVALLLLVVGLLHCRKLRVTNRNCNCKCNCHNKGSNGENTKDEE